From the genome of Rhizobacter sp. AJA081-3:
GCGGGCCAGCGGCAACCAGCCCGCACGCGCCTGAGCCAGCGCATGGTCGAACTCGGGCCGCAGATGGGTGAAGCAGTGCGCGGCACTCTCGCACTTGGCACGATGGAAGTCGTCGCCTGCATGCTGCGGCCGGCTCGACAGGGCTTCTGCGCGCGCCCAGGCATGGGCGACCAGCGCCAGGCCGGTGGCGCGCAGCAGGTCGTCGGCGACGCGGAACGGCAGTTCGGCGTCTTCGCGCGAGGCGGCCACCACGTCAGCCGCAAGCTCGCCGAGAAGCCTCAGCTGCTCGAAGGCAGCCGGTCCATGGCGAGCTTCCGCCGGCAGCCCGGCTGCCAGCACCTCCAGCCAGGCCGCGAACTTGCGCCCGCCGTCGGCGACCAGCTTGCGCACCACGAGATCGATCGCCTGGATCTGGTTGGTGCCCTCGTAGATCATCGCGATGCGGGCGTCGCGCACGCACTGCTCCACACCCCAATCGTGCGTGTAGCCGTGGCCGCCGAAGACCTGCAGTGCCTCGCTGGCCAGCGCGAAGCCGTTGTCGGTGAGGAAGGCCTTGAGCACCGGCGTGAGCAGCGCGGCCTGGTCGTGCGCGCGATCGCGCACAGCGGCGTCGGGCGACTGCTCGGCCAGGTCGATCAGGTGCGCCGCCTCGTAGGCGATCAGCCGCGAGCCCTCGACCAGCACACGCTGGCGCAGCAGGGTGCGGCGCATCGCGGGATGCAGCACGATGGCGTCGGCCGCACCCTTGGCATCACCCCGCACCGGCGCCCGCGACTGCAGCCGCTCGTGCGCATAGACCAGGGCATTGCGGTGCGCGTTCTGCGCATGCGCCAGGCCCTGCAGCGCCACGTGCAGGCGCGCCGCATTCATCATCGCGAACATCGCCGCCAGGCCGCGGTTCGGCTCGCCGACCAGCCAGCCGGTGGCGCCCTCGAAGGCCATCACGCAGGTGGCGCTGCCCTTGATGCCCATCTTCTTCTCGACACCGTCGCAGCGCACCGCGTTGCGGGATCCGTCGGGCAGGAACTTCGGCGCCAGGAACAGCGAGATGCCCTTGGTGCCTGCGGGCGCATCGGGCAATCGCGCGAGCACCAGGTGCACGATGTTGTCGGTCAGGTCCTGCTCGCCGCCGGAGATGAAGATCTTCGTCCCCTTGAGGCGGTACGAGCCGTCGGCCGCCGGTGTCGCGCGGGTGGACAGCAGCCCGAGGTCGGAGCCGGCATGCGCCTCGGTCAGGCACATGGTCGACAGCCATTCGCCGCTGACCACCTTGCCGAGGTAGCGGTC
Proteins encoded in this window:
- a CDS encoding acyl-CoA dehydrogenase family protein, translating into MWQYEAPLRDMRYVIEDVLGLPAAWAALPAFADLDADTARQVLDEAARFATEVLAPTNANGDLEGCMLTDGEVRTPRGFKETYRAFVDAGWPALACAPDAGGQGLPQVLNAALYEMLAAANHAWTMYPGLLHGAYECLHAHASPELKDRYLGKVVSGEWLSTMCLTEAHAGSDLGLLSTRATPAADGSYRLKGTKIFISGGEQDLTDNIVHLVLARLPDAPAGTKGISLFLAPKFLPDGSRNAVRCDGVEKKMGIKGSATCVMAFEGATGWLVGEPNRGLAAMFAMMNAARLHVALQGLAHAQNAHRNALVYAHERLQSRAPVRGDAKGAADAIVLHPAMRRTLLRQRVLVEGSRLIAYEAAHLIDLAEQSPDAAVRDRAHDQAALLTPVLKAFLTDNGFALASEALQVFGGHGYTHDWGVEQCVRDARIAMIYEGTNQIQAIDLVVRKLVADGGRKFAAWLEVLAAGLPAEARHGPAAFEQLRLLGELAADVVAASREDAELPFRVADDLLRATGLALVAHAWARAEALSSRPQHAGDDFHRAKCESAAHCFTHLRPEFDHALAQARAGWLPLARLAAPEAA